One genomic region from Paramormyrops kingsleyae isolate MSU_618 chromosome 24, PKINGS_0.4, whole genome shotgun sequence encodes:
- the mink1 gene encoding misshapen-like kinase 1 isoform X2, producing the protein MSENAPTRSLDDIDLGALRDPAGIFELVEVVGNGTYGQVYKGRHVKTGQLAAIKVMDVTEEEEEEIKAEINMLKKYSHHRNIATYYGAFVKKSPPGHDDQLWLVMEFCGAGSVTDLVKNTKGNSLKEDWIAYICREILRGLSHLHAHKVIHRDIKGQNVLLTENAEVKLVDFGVSAQLDRTVGRRNTFIGTPYWMAPEVIACDENPDSTYDYRSDIWSLGITAIEMAEGAPPLCDMHPMRALFLIPRNPPPKLKSKKWSKKFIDFMEGCLVKTYPSRPSTEQLLKHPFIRDQPTERQVRIQLKDHIDRTRKKRGEKEETEYEYSGSDEEDENRGDERESSSILNVPGESTLRRDFLRLQQENKERSEALKRQQAQLAAQRRDPEEHKRQLLHDRQKRIEEQKEQRRRLEEQQRKEREMVRQQEKGHRRLEEMRREEDRRLAEREQEFIRQKLEEEQRQLEILQQQLLQEQALLMEYKRKQLEEQRQSERLQRQLQQEHAYLVSLQQQQQQQQQQQQQEKKPQLYHYSKNLEPSSKPAWAREVEERSKLNRQGSPKICTTVSDTAIQSRSDSVSQSGAAQAAQTPPMQRPVEPLGGQGKFQMAHLVPLKPYAAPVPRSQSLCDQPTKTMSAFPTQDPIPAPRSTPSRELVRQNSDPTSESPAPQPRPVKDERGAWSHLHEAEQPPKVPQRTTSIATALNANLSSGIRHPIRASNPDLSRNDRWERGEGLGGAGNLPQTGSLERHRMPASAKMDSSPILPQEGRHKPGESRTSSRPSRPADHGLYPKERLEEPPRPPAKANDYSSSSDSSESSEESESGEGPEEESPTERPRDADADSVSTMVVHEEVGEEEEVQQAGGYGDQTLLVQRTPEKRSHNGYTNLPDVVQPSHSPTETASNSSPGKDPAYNYQSKGLVKASGKSSFTTFVDLGMYQPPGGGGDAAFQQGLGPRFEQLKMEVRKGSMVNVNPTNTRPPNDTPEIRKYKKRFNSEILCAALWGVNLLVGTENGLKLLDRSGQGKVYPLINSRRFQQMDVLEGLNLLITISGKKNKVRVYYLAWLRNKILHNDPEVEKKQGWTTVGEMEGCVHYKVVKYERIKFLVIALKNSVEVYAWAPKPYHKFMAFKSFGDLPHKPQLVDLTVEEGQRLKVIYGSSSGFHAVDVDSGNNYDIYIPVHIQSQVVPHAIVFLPNSDGMEMLLCYEDEGVYVNTYGRIIKDVVLQWGEMPTSVAHICSNQIMGWGEKAIEIRSVETGHLDGVFMHKRAQRLKFLCERNDKVFFASVRSGGSSQVYFMTLNRNCIMNW; encoded by the exons ATGTCTGAAAACGCTCCTACGCGCAGCCTGGATGACATAGACCTGGGTGCTTTGCGG GATCCGGCTGGGATCTTCGAGCTGGTGGAAGTGGTGGGCAATGGGACCTATGGCCAGGTGtacaag GGCCGGCATGTGAAGACCGGCCAGTTGGCCGCCATCAAGGTGATGGATGTGacggaagaggaggaggaggagatcaAGGCGGAGATCAACATGCTGAAGAAGTACAGCCATCACCGCAACATAGCCACCTACTACGGCGCCTTCGTCAAGAAGAGCCCCCCCGGCCACGACGATCAGCTCTGG CTGGTGATGGAGTTCTGCGGCGCCGGTTCCGTCACGGACTTGGTGAAGAACACGAAGGGGAACTCGCTGAAGGAGGACTGGATCGCCTACATCTGCCGGGAGATCCTGAGG GGCCTGTCCCACCTCCACGCCCACAAGGTCATCCACCGAGACATCAAGGGCCAGAACGTGCTGCTGACTGAGAACGCAGAGGTCAAGCTGG TGGACTTCGGGGTGAGCGCCCAGCTGGACAGGACGGTGGGCCGCAGGAACACGTTCATCGGCACCCCCTACTGGATGGCGCCTGAGGTCATCGCCTGCGACGAGAACCCTGACTCCACCTACGATTACAGG AGTGATATTTGGTCGCTCGGGATCACGGCTATAGAGATGGCGGAAGGCGCTCCGC CACTCTGTGACATGCATCCAATGAGAGCTCTCTTCCTGATCCCTCGGAACCCCCCTCCAAAGCTTAAGTCCAAGAAATG GTCGAAGAAGTTCATCGACTTCATGGAGGGCTGCCTAGTGAAGACCTACCCCAGCCGGCCGTCCACGGAGCAGCTGCTGAAGCACCCCTTCATCCGTGACCAGCCTACTGAGCGCCAGGTGCGCATCCAGCTGAAGGACCATATCGACCGTACGCGCAAGAAGCGGGGCGAGAAGG AGGAGACGGAATACGAGTACAGTGGCAGCGACGAGGAGGACGAGAACCGTGGGGACGAGCGTGAGTCCAG CTCCATCCTGAACGTCCCGGGCGAGTCCACCCTGAGGCGGGACTTCCTGCGGCTGCAGCAGGAGAACAAGGAGCGCTCAGAGGCGCTGAAGCGGCAGCAGGCCCAGCTGGCCGCCCAGCGGCGCGACCCGGAGGAGCATAAACGGCAGCTGCTGCATGACCGGCAGAAACGCATCGAGGAGCAGAAGGAGCAGCGGCGCCGCCTGGAGGAG CAACAGCGCAAGGAGCGAGAGATGGTGCGGCAGCAGGAGAAGGGCCACCGCCGACTGGAGGAGATGCGCAGGGAGGAGGACCGCAGGCTGGCCGAGAGGGAGCAG GAGTTCATAAGACAGAAGTTAGAGGAGGAACAGCGACAACTAGAAATcctccagcagcagctgctCCAGGAACAGGCCCTGCTCATG GAGTACAAGCGcaagcagctggaggagcagcggcaGTCGGAGCGGCTGCagaggcagctgcagcaggaacATGCGTACCTGGTGTCACTgcaacagcaacagcagcagcagcagcagcagcagcagcaggagaagAAACCGCAGCTGTACCACTACAGCAAGAACCTGGAGCCGAGCAGCAAGCCGGCCTGGGCGCGAGAG gtggAGGAGCGCAGCAAGCTGAACAGGCAGGGCTCCCCCAAGATCTGCACCACCGTCTCCGACACGGCCATCCAGTCGCGGTCGGACTCCGTCAGCCAATCGGGCGCCGCCCAGGCTGCTCAGACCCCGCCCATGCAGCGGCCCGTCGAACCCCTGGGCGGCCAGGGAAAg TTCCAGATGGCCCACCTCGTTCCCCTCAAGCCGTACGCGGCCCCCGTCCCTCGATCGCAGTCCCTCTGTGACCAGCCCACTAAGACCATGTCCGCCTTCCCCACTCAGGACCCCATCCCTGCTCCCCGCTCCACCCCTTCCAGGGAGCTGGTCCGCCAGAACTCTGACCCCACCTCCGAGAGTCCCGCCCCCCAGCCTCGGCCAGTGAAGGATGAGCGAGGGGCGTGGTCACATTTGCATGAGGCGGAGCAGCCTCCCAAG GTGCCTCAGAGGACGACCTCCATCGCCACAGCTCTGAATGCCAATCTGTCCTCTGGGATCAGACACCCCATCAGAGCCAG cAATCCGGACCTGAGCCGTAACGATCGCTGGGAGCGGGGCGAGGGCCTGGGTGGCGCGGGCAACCTGCCGCAGACCGGCTCCCTGGAGAGGCACCGCATGCCGG CTTCGGCGAAGATGGACTCGTCCCCCATCCTGCCCCAGGAGGGGCGCCATAAGCCCGGGGAGTCACGGACCTCGTCCCGCCCCAGCCGCCCGGCC gACCATGGCCTGTACCCTAAGGAGCGCCTGGAGGagcccccccggcccccagcCAAAGCTAATGACTACTCGTCATCTTCAGACAGCAGCGAGAGCAGCGAGGAGAGCGAGAGCGGGGAGGGCCCAGAGGAGGAGAGCCCCACGGAGCG GCCGCGGGACGCCGACGCTGACTCCGTGAGCACCATGGTAGTCCACGAGGAGGTGGGCGAAGAGGAGGAGGTGCAGCAGGCCGGAGGGTATGGGGACCAGACCCTGCTGGTTCAGCGG ACCCCAGAGAAGCGCAGCCACAATGGCTACACCAACCTGCCAGATGTGGTGCAGCCATCTCACTCTCCCACAGAAACTGCCTCCAACTCCTCCCCTGGGAAGGACCCGGCCTACAAT TATCAGTCCAAGGGATTGGTCAAAGCTTCCGGCAAATCGTCCTTCACCACCTTCGTGGATCTTGGGATGTACCAGCCGCCAGGGGGGGGAGGAGATGCTGCCTTTCAGCAAG GCCTCGGCCCCCGGTTCGAGCAGCTCAAGATGGAGGTGAGGAAAGGCTCGATGGTGAACGTCAACCCAACGAACACCAGGCCCCCCAACGACACCCCCGAGATCCGCAAGTACAAGAAGAGGTTCAACTCGGAGATCCTGTGTGCTGCGCTCTGGG GGGTGAACCTTCTCGTGGGCACAGAGAACGGGCTGAAGCTGCTGGACCGGAGTGGCCAGGGGAAGGTCTACCCCCTCATCAACTCCCGGCGCTTCCAGCAGATGGACGTGCTGGAAGGCCTCAACCTGCTCATCACCATCTCAG GCAAGAAGAACAAGGTTCGCGTTTACTACTTGGCCTGGCTGCGGAACAAGATCCTCCACAACGACCCCGAGGTGGAGAAGAAGCAGGGCTGGACCACCGTGGGCgagatggagggctgtgtgCACTACAAAGTGG TGAAGTACGAGCGCATCAAGTTCCTGGTGATTGCCCTAAAGAATTCTGTGGAGGTCTACGCCTGGGCACCCAAGCCCTACCACAAGTTCATGGCCTTCAAG TCCTTTGGCGACCTGCCGCACAAACCCCAATTGGTTGACCTGACAGTGGAAGAAGGTCAAAGGTTAAAGGTCATCTATGGCTCCAGTTCAGGTTTTCACGCCGTTGACGTCGACTCTGGGAACAACTACGATATCTACATCCCGGtgcat ATCCAGAGCCAGGTGGTTCCCCATGCCATCGTGTTCCTGCCAAACTCAGATGGCATGGAGATGCTGCTGTGCTACGAAGACGAGGGCGTCTATGTGAACACCTACGGGCGCATCATCAAGGACGTGGTGCTGCAGTGGGGCGAGATGCCCACTTCCGTGG CCCACATCTGCTCCAACCAGATCATGGGCTGGGGTGAGAAGGCCATCGAGATCCGCTCCGTGGAGACAGGCCACCTGGACGGCGTCTTCATGCACAAGCGAGCCCAGAGGCTGAAGTTCCTGTGTGAACGGAACGACAAG GTGTTCTTCGCGTCCGTCCGCTCCGGCGGCAGCAGTCAGGTTTACTtcatgaccctgaacaggaactGCATCATGAACTGGTGA
- the mink1 gene encoding misshapen-like kinase 1 isoform X1, with the protein MSENAPTRSLDDIDLGALRDPAGIFELVEVVGNGTYGQVYKGRHVKTGQLAAIKVMDVTEEEEEEIKAEINMLKKYSHHRNIATYYGAFVKKSPPGHDDQLWLVMEFCGAGSVTDLVKNTKGNSLKEDWIAYICREILRGLSHLHAHKVIHRDIKGQNVLLTENAEVKLVDFGVSAQLDRTVGRRNTFIGTPYWMAPEVIACDENPDSTYDYRSDIWSLGITAIEMAEGAPPLCDMHPMRALFLIPRNPPPKLKSKKWSKKFIDFMEGCLVKTYPSRPSTEQLLKHPFIRDQPTERQVRIQLKDHIDRTRKKRGEKEETEYEYSGSDEEDENRGDERESSSILNVPGESTLRRDFLRLQQENKERSEALKRQQAQLAAQRRDPEEHKRQLLHDRQKRIEEQKEQRRRLEEQQRKEREMVRQQEKGHRRLEEMRREEDRRLAEREQEFIRQKLEEEQRQLEILQQQLLQEQALLMEYKRKQLEEQRQSERLQRQLQQEHAYLVSLQQQQQQQQQQQQQEKKPQLYHYSKNLEPSSKPAWAREVEERSKLNRQGSPKICTTVSDTAIQSRSDSVSQSGAAQAAQTPPMQRPVEPLGGQGKFQMAHLVPLKPYAAPVPRSQSLCDQPTKTMSAFPTQDPIPAPRSTPSRELVRQNSDPTSESPAPQPRPVKDERGAWSHLHEAEQPPKVPQRTTSIATALNANLSSGIRHPIRASNPDLSRNDRWERGEGLGGAGNLPQTGSLERHRMPASAKMDSSPILPQEGRHKPGESRTSSRPSRPASYKRAIGEDHGLYPKERLEEPPRPPAKANDYSSSSDSSESSEESESGEGPEEESPTERPRDADADSVSTMVVHEEVGEEEEVQQAGGYGDQTLLVQRTPEKRSHNGYTNLPDVVQPSHSPTETASNSSPGKDPAYNYQSKGLVKASGKSSFTTFVDLGMYQPPGGGGDAAFQQGLGPRFEQLKMEVRKGSMVNVNPTNTRPPNDTPEIRKYKKRFNSEILCAALWGVNLLVGTENGLKLLDRSGQGKVYPLINSRRFQQMDVLEGLNLLITISGKKNKVRVYYLAWLRNKILHNDPEVEKKQGWTTVGEMEGCVHYKVVKYERIKFLVIALKNSVEVYAWAPKPYHKFMAFKSFGDLPHKPQLVDLTVEEGQRLKVIYGSSSGFHAVDVDSGNNYDIYIPVHIQSQVVPHAIVFLPNSDGMEMLLCYEDEGVYVNTYGRIIKDVVLQWGEMPTSVAHICSNQIMGWGEKAIEIRSVETGHLDGVFMHKRAQRLKFLCERNDKVFFASVRSGGSSQVYFMTLNRNCIMNW; encoded by the exons ATGTCTGAAAACGCTCCTACGCGCAGCCTGGATGACATAGACCTGGGTGCTTTGCGG GATCCGGCTGGGATCTTCGAGCTGGTGGAAGTGGTGGGCAATGGGACCTATGGCCAGGTGtacaag GGCCGGCATGTGAAGACCGGCCAGTTGGCCGCCATCAAGGTGATGGATGTGacggaagaggaggaggaggagatcaAGGCGGAGATCAACATGCTGAAGAAGTACAGCCATCACCGCAACATAGCCACCTACTACGGCGCCTTCGTCAAGAAGAGCCCCCCCGGCCACGACGATCAGCTCTGG CTGGTGATGGAGTTCTGCGGCGCCGGTTCCGTCACGGACTTGGTGAAGAACACGAAGGGGAACTCGCTGAAGGAGGACTGGATCGCCTACATCTGCCGGGAGATCCTGAGG GGCCTGTCCCACCTCCACGCCCACAAGGTCATCCACCGAGACATCAAGGGCCAGAACGTGCTGCTGACTGAGAACGCAGAGGTCAAGCTGG TGGACTTCGGGGTGAGCGCCCAGCTGGACAGGACGGTGGGCCGCAGGAACACGTTCATCGGCACCCCCTACTGGATGGCGCCTGAGGTCATCGCCTGCGACGAGAACCCTGACTCCACCTACGATTACAGG AGTGATATTTGGTCGCTCGGGATCACGGCTATAGAGATGGCGGAAGGCGCTCCGC CACTCTGTGACATGCATCCAATGAGAGCTCTCTTCCTGATCCCTCGGAACCCCCCTCCAAAGCTTAAGTCCAAGAAATG GTCGAAGAAGTTCATCGACTTCATGGAGGGCTGCCTAGTGAAGACCTACCCCAGCCGGCCGTCCACGGAGCAGCTGCTGAAGCACCCCTTCATCCGTGACCAGCCTACTGAGCGCCAGGTGCGCATCCAGCTGAAGGACCATATCGACCGTACGCGCAAGAAGCGGGGCGAGAAGG AGGAGACGGAATACGAGTACAGTGGCAGCGACGAGGAGGACGAGAACCGTGGGGACGAGCGTGAGTCCAG CTCCATCCTGAACGTCCCGGGCGAGTCCACCCTGAGGCGGGACTTCCTGCGGCTGCAGCAGGAGAACAAGGAGCGCTCAGAGGCGCTGAAGCGGCAGCAGGCCCAGCTGGCCGCCCAGCGGCGCGACCCGGAGGAGCATAAACGGCAGCTGCTGCATGACCGGCAGAAACGCATCGAGGAGCAGAAGGAGCAGCGGCGCCGCCTGGAGGAG CAACAGCGCAAGGAGCGAGAGATGGTGCGGCAGCAGGAGAAGGGCCACCGCCGACTGGAGGAGATGCGCAGGGAGGAGGACCGCAGGCTGGCCGAGAGGGAGCAG GAGTTCATAAGACAGAAGTTAGAGGAGGAACAGCGACAACTAGAAATcctccagcagcagctgctCCAGGAACAGGCCCTGCTCATG GAGTACAAGCGcaagcagctggaggagcagcggcaGTCGGAGCGGCTGCagaggcagctgcagcaggaacATGCGTACCTGGTGTCACTgcaacagcaacagcagcagcagcagcagcagcagcagcaggagaagAAACCGCAGCTGTACCACTACAGCAAGAACCTGGAGCCGAGCAGCAAGCCGGCCTGGGCGCGAGAG gtggAGGAGCGCAGCAAGCTGAACAGGCAGGGCTCCCCCAAGATCTGCACCACCGTCTCCGACACGGCCATCCAGTCGCGGTCGGACTCCGTCAGCCAATCGGGCGCCGCCCAGGCTGCTCAGACCCCGCCCATGCAGCGGCCCGTCGAACCCCTGGGCGGCCAGGGAAAg TTCCAGATGGCCCACCTCGTTCCCCTCAAGCCGTACGCGGCCCCCGTCCCTCGATCGCAGTCCCTCTGTGACCAGCCCACTAAGACCATGTCCGCCTTCCCCACTCAGGACCCCATCCCTGCTCCCCGCTCCACCCCTTCCAGGGAGCTGGTCCGCCAGAACTCTGACCCCACCTCCGAGAGTCCCGCCCCCCAGCCTCGGCCAGTGAAGGATGAGCGAGGGGCGTGGTCACATTTGCATGAGGCGGAGCAGCCTCCCAAG GTGCCTCAGAGGACGACCTCCATCGCCACAGCTCTGAATGCCAATCTGTCCTCTGGGATCAGACACCCCATCAGAGCCAG cAATCCGGACCTGAGCCGTAACGATCGCTGGGAGCGGGGCGAGGGCCTGGGTGGCGCGGGCAACCTGCCGCAGACCGGCTCCCTGGAGAGGCACCGCATGCCGG CTTCGGCGAAGATGGACTCGTCCCCCATCCTGCCCCAGGAGGGGCGCCATAAGCCCGGGGAGTCACGGACCTCGTCCCGCCCCAGCCGCCCGGCC AGTTATAAGAGGGCTATAGGAGAG gACCATGGCCTGTACCCTAAGGAGCGCCTGGAGGagcccccccggcccccagcCAAAGCTAATGACTACTCGTCATCTTCAGACAGCAGCGAGAGCAGCGAGGAGAGCGAGAGCGGGGAGGGCCCAGAGGAGGAGAGCCCCACGGAGCG GCCGCGGGACGCCGACGCTGACTCCGTGAGCACCATGGTAGTCCACGAGGAGGTGGGCGAAGAGGAGGAGGTGCAGCAGGCCGGAGGGTATGGGGACCAGACCCTGCTGGTTCAGCGG ACCCCAGAGAAGCGCAGCCACAATGGCTACACCAACCTGCCAGATGTGGTGCAGCCATCTCACTCTCCCACAGAAACTGCCTCCAACTCCTCCCCTGGGAAGGACCCGGCCTACAAT TATCAGTCCAAGGGATTGGTCAAAGCTTCCGGCAAATCGTCCTTCACCACCTTCGTGGATCTTGGGATGTACCAGCCGCCAGGGGGGGGAGGAGATGCTGCCTTTCAGCAAG GCCTCGGCCCCCGGTTCGAGCAGCTCAAGATGGAGGTGAGGAAAGGCTCGATGGTGAACGTCAACCCAACGAACACCAGGCCCCCCAACGACACCCCCGAGATCCGCAAGTACAAGAAGAGGTTCAACTCGGAGATCCTGTGTGCTGCGCTCTGGG GGGTGAACCTTCTCGTGGGCACAGAGAACGGGCTGAAGCTGCTGGACCGGAGTGGCCAGGGGAAGGTCTACCCCCTCATCAACTCCCGGCGCTTCCAGCAGATGGACGTGCTGGAAGGCCTCAACCTGCTCATCACCATCTCAG GCAAGAAGAACAAGGTTCGCGTTTACTACTTGGCCTGGCTGCGGAACAAGATCCTCCACAACGACCCCGAGGTGGAGAAGAAGCAGGGCTGGACCACCGTGGGCgagatggagggctgtgtgCACTACAAAGTGG TGAAGTACGAGCGCATCAAGTTCCTGGTGATTGCCCTAAAGAATTCTGTGGAGGTCTACGCCTGGGCACCCAAGCCCTACCACAAGTTCATGGCCTTCAAG TCCTTTGGCGACCTGCCGCACAAACCCCAATTGGTTGACCTGACAGTGGAAGAAGGTCAAAGGTTAAAGGTCATCTATGGCTCCAGTTCAGGTTTTCACGCCGTTGACGTCGACTCTGGGAACAACTACGATATCTACATCCCGGtgcat ATCCAGAGCCAGGTGGTTCCCCATGCCATCGTGTTCCTGCCAAACTCAGATGGCATGGAGATGCTGCTGTGCTACGAAGACGAGGGCGTCTATGTGAACACCTACGGGCGCATCATCAAGGACGTGGTGCTGCAGTGGGGCGAGATGCCCACTTCCGTGG CCCACATCTGCTCCAACCAGATCATGGGCTGGGGTGAGAAGGCCATCGAGATCCGCTCCGTGGAGACAGGCCACCTGGACGGCGTCTTCATGCACAAGCGAGCCCAGAGGCTGAAGTTCCTGTGTGAACGGAACGACAAG GTGTTCTTCGCGTCCGTCCGCTCCGGCGGCAGCAGTCAGGTTTACTtcatgaccctgaacaggaactGCATCATGAACTGGTGA